CGATGCCGCCGCGGCCAGGGCGCGCGATATCGGCCGCGGCAGTGCGGGACAGCTCACCGTCGGACTGGTCTCGTCCGCCCTGTTCGATACGCTGCCGCGCGCCCTGCGCCAGATGCGCGAACGCGCGCCCGGCGTGCGCGTGATCCTGCGCGAGATGAGCAACGCGGAACAGGCCGACGCCCTGCAGACCGGGGAAATCGATATCGGGCTGATGCATACGCCGGTCGCCGTGGGCGGCCGCATGCGCGAACGCCAACTGCTGCGCGACCGGCTGATGGCTGCCGTCCCGGACGAATTCGACGTCGCGCCGGACGGCAGCGTCACGCTGGCGCAGATCGCCCACGCCGGCCTGGTGCTGTATCCACGCTCGCAGTTGCCGGTCCTGTACGAGTCCATCCTGGACGCGATGCGCAAGGCCGGCCATGCCCCGCACGTCGCGCAGGAAGCCAACCGCACGCTGACGGTGCTGGCCTGCGTGGCCGGCGGCTGCGGTGTCGGCCTGCTGCCCAGCTGGATACGATCGCTCGATTTTCGCGGCGTACGCTTCTGCCGCGTGGCCGATGGCCAGAGCCTGCCCAGTTTCGACCTGAGCGCCATCTGGCCCGCACGCTCCACGCCCACGCTGGCCGACATCTTCGCCAACCTCGACCTGACATCGAAGTAAGGCCCCTTCCCGCCCGCACAACCCAGCGACGCCCCATGCTCAACACCGCGCTCAAGTATTTCCTGGAAGTCGTCAACAACGGTTCACTCACCGTCGCCGCGCAGGCGCTGCACGTGGCGCCGTCGGCGGTCAGCCGCATGATCCGCAAGCTGGAAGACGAATACCACACCGTGCTGTTCGACCGCCACGCACGCGGCATGGTGCTGACGGAATCGGGCCAGTTGCTGGCCGCCTATGCGCGGCGCGCCCACCTGGATGCGGAGCGCGTACGTTCCGACGTACGCGACCTGAGCCAGGTCGGCCAGCGCCTGGTCAAGATTTCCGCCAACCAGGCCTTCGGCCGTGAGCTGCTGCCGCGCCTGATCGGCGAATTCCGCAAGCAGGAGCCCAGCGTGCATTTCCAGCTGAACATCCTGCAATCGGAAGAAATCAATCGCCGCGTGCGCGAAGGCAAGGACGATATCGGCGTCAGCTACAGCCTGTCCGCGCCGGAAGGCGTGCAGATCGAGCACGTCGGCATCCTGCCGGTCTGCGCCGTCATGCCGCCCGATCATCCGCTGGCGGGACGCCCGCTGCTGTCGATGCAGGAGATCGCCGGCTACCCCGTCGCGCTGATGGGCCACGGCAGCACCATCCGCTTCATCGTCGACCTGTGCTGCATGCACGAAGGCATCGAGCTGAACGTGGTGATGACCAGCAACAACATGGGCGCGCTGCAGAACCTGAGCCGCAACTACGGTCCCATCATCTTCGGCAGCCGCCTGACGGTGCTCGCGGGCATCCAGCGCGGCGAGCTGGTGGCCGTGCCGCTGACCAATGCCGACCTGCACCAGCGGCACTTCCACATCCAGACCATGCTGGGCCGCGAGCTGCCGTCCAGCGTGACGCGCATCGTGCAAGCCATCGTGCGCGACGTGACGGCGGCTGCCTGAGGCACCGAACCTGGATCCGACGCTAGTCCACCTGCCCGGCCCACTCGGGTTCCTGCCATGACACGTCCGTGTCGATGGGCCACACCGGACGCGGCAGATGGCGGAAGTCCACCCGTTTCAGGTTGGGCGTGGTCAGGCCCGGACTATCCACGTCGTGGATGCGATCCGGGGAAAAGAACTCGTCGAAGCCGGCGCGATAATGCCCGCGGCTCTTGACGATCAGGTTCTTGACCGTGGCGATGTCGATGCCGTGCATTTCCACGATGCGCGGCTCGGCCAGCTGGCGGCGCAGGCTACCCACGATGACGCGCAGGCCTGAGCCTTCGAGCTGCAGCAGCGCGCTGGGGCCCAGCGCAAACTTGCGGCCGCGCATGATGCCTCGCCGCCCCGTGCCTTCGCCGTCCGTCAGTTTCAATATCTTGGCGCGCGCCTGGAAACGCCTGGAGAACTCCGATTCCTGCCGGTTGAAGACCGCCTCGAACGACGCGCCCTCGCCCAAGGCGTGCGCCTGCGCGGCCAGGTCCGGATCGACGAACACGCCCAATACCGTGCCGGGAAGATTCGCCTGGTGGAATGCCTCCAGCAACCACGCGGTATTGCCGCGCCCGCCGCCGCCGGGATTGTCGGCGACGTCGGCGAACAGCAGCGGCACGGTCGACGCGCGCGCCAGCGCGACGGCACGGTCGACCTCGATCATGTCGGGCACGTAGCGGTGGCGATCGTCCCACGCCGCGCGCGCCAGGGCCAGGGCCGTGCGCCGCGCCGCCGCCAGGTCGCCGCGCGCCGCCACGTTGATGGTCAGCCCGCATTTGGGGATGTCGGAAAACACGAAACCGCCCAGCACGGACACATTGGCGATCGGCCCCTGCCCCGCCGGCGCCATGCAGGCCTCCGCCTGCTGGATCAGATCGGCATAGGGACCGGCGGCGGTGCCCAGCGTCACCGATGGCGGGGTGAGCGGCAAGCGAATATAGGCGGTCGCGGTCTTCATGCCGGCCAGCATTTCGCGCAGCAGGTCGGCCGCCTCGGCGGCGCGCTCGCGCTGGTCGACGTGCGGATTGGTGCGGTAGGCGATCAGGGCGTCCAGGGCCTCCACCGTGGCGGCCGACACGTTGGCATGCAGGTCATGCGTGGCGACGATGGGCACGTCCGGCCCCACCATGCGGCGCACCATGGTGGCCAGCACGGCCTCGGTATCGTCTTCGCCTTCCGCGGTCGATGCGCCGTGGTTCGCGATGTACACCGCGTCCACGGGCAATACCGCTTGCAGGCGTTCGCGCACTTCGCGCAGGAAGGTGTCCCAGACCGATGCGCTGGCCGGCCCGCCCGGGGGCGCGCCGATGACGATCAGCGGCAGGGGCTGCCAGGGGCCCAGCGCGTCCATGCGTTCGTAGAAGCCGGGCAGCTCGCTGGGCAGATGGCTGACCTGCCGCGCCAGGGTGCTGATACGGTCGCCCGCTTCCCAGCACTGCGCGCGGAAGTCGGCCTCCACCGACACCGGCGCGAAGGCGTTCGACTCCAGATGGAAACCCAGTACGGCGACGCGTGGACCGGATGCATGCATGACGGGCCTCCTGGCTTCAGGCCTTGCGGGCGGTATAGAACAGGGGCAGCTGCGGCTGGAAGTCCTTCCATTCCGCGCCGTACGCACTCACCTGGTAGCTGGCGCCCAGCGGCACGTAGGGCACGTCTTCGATGACCTGCAGCTGGATCTGTTCGCAGATTTTCTTCTGCGTCGCCAGGTCGGGGGCATTGAACCAGTCCTGCCGCAACTGCTCCAGCTTGGGGCTGTCGGGCCAGCCCC
This genomic interval from Bordetella genomosp. 8 contains the following:
- a CDS encoding LysR family transcriptional regulator, coding for MLNTALKYFLEVVNNGSLTVAAQALHVAPSAVSRMIRKLEDEYHTVLFDRHARGMVLTESGQLLAAYARRAHLDAERVRSDVRDLSQVGQRLVKISANQAFGRELLPRLIGEFRKQEPSVHFQLNILQSEEINRRVREGKDDIGVSYSLSAPEGVQIEHVGILPVCAVMPPDHPLAGRPLLSMQEIAGYPVALMGHGSTIRFIVDLCCMHEGIELNVVMTSNNMGALQNLSRNYGPIIFGSRLTVLAGIQRGELVAVPLTNADLHQRHFHIQTMLGRELPSSVTRIVQAIVRDVTAAA
- a CDS encoding M81 family metallopeptidase; amino-acid sequence: MHASGPRVAVLGFHLESNAFAPVSVEADFRAQCWEAGDRISTLARQVSHLPSELPGFYERMDALGPWQPLPLIVIGAPPGGPASASVWDTFLREVRERLQAVLPVDAVYIANHGASTAEGEDDTEAVLATMVRRMVGPDVPIVATHDLHANVSAATVEALDALIAYRTNPHVDQRERAAEAADLLREMLAGMKTATAYIRLPLTPPSVTLGTAAGPYADLIQQAEACMAPAGQGPIANVSVLGGFVFSDIPKCGLTINVAARGDLAAARRTALALARAAWDDRHRYVPDMIEVDRAVALARASTVPLLFADVADNPGGGGRGNTAWLLEAFHQANLPGTVLGVFVDPDLAAQAHALGEGASFEAVFNRQESEFSRRFQARAKILKLTDGEGTGRRGIMRGRKFALGPSALLQLEGSGLRVIVGSLRRQLAEPRIVEMHGIDIATVKNLIVKSRGHYRAGFDEFFSPDRIHDVDSPGLTTPNLKRVDFRHLPRPVWPIDTDVSWQEPEWAGQVD
- a CDS encoding LysR family transcriptional regulator, with the translated sequence METRHLRYFLAVIDHGSVSRAATWLGLAQPALSQALVRMEKELGVRLFERSRRGASPTPAALAILEDVRASVARIDAAAARARDIGRGSAGQLTVGLVSSALFDTLPRALRQMRERAPGVRVILREMSNAEQADALQTGEIDIGLMHTPVAVGGRMRERQLLRDRLMAAVPDEFDVAPDGSVTLAQIAHAGLVLYPRSQLPVLYESILDAMRKAGHAPHVAQEANRTLTVLACVAGGCGVGLLPSWIRSLDFRGVRFCRVADGQSLPSFDLSAIWPARSTPTLADIFANLDLTSK